In Dehalococcoidales bacterium, the genomic stretch CGAATCAAAGCCTAAATATGGATTGACGGTGGTCGCGTCACAGTCAAGGGTGGCGAAAATAGCCTTGGCATAGGCTTTTGCCGTATTTCCGATGTCATTCCGTTTGGCATCAGCGATTACCGGGATTTCCTCCGGTATGTACTCAATGGTCCGTTTCAATGCCTCAATTCCGGCGATTCCCAGGGCTTCGTAAAAAGCGAAGTTCGGCTTGTAGGCGCATACCAGGTCAGCCGTGGCGTCAACAATCGCCTTGTTGAACTCGAAGACCCCGATTCCGTCAGGCATCAGCGCCGGGTCCGGGTCGAGACCCACACAGAGTAAGCTCCTGTTTTTGCTGGTGATTCCGGTTAGCTTTTCAATGAAATTCATCAGTCCCTCAGGCCAGGTTTTATCCGCGGGCAGGTTATCATAGCAACCGTTGCGGCTTAACGTCAAGTGGCAGTCACGGGAGTTTCCAGCGAAACAAGAGAACCCTCTTACATTTCATCTTCTCGGGAAGGATATCACAATGGAGCTTTGACCTTACCCCCTTTGTTCCCCTCTCCTATCAGGAGATAGGGAAGAGAGATAGAGAGAAGGGGCAAAGCCCCTTCTCTCTTAGAAAATACTTTCCCCTTCCCTGAGGGAAGGGGATTAAGGGGATAGGCGTCAACTAGTGCTTAGTTTCAAAAATAGGTACACATATAATTCCGCTCGCCCTGATCTTGTCGAAGGGTGCGCCGTTCGTGGTGAGCTTGTCGAACCATCGGCGCGCATAAGATAACTCAATTACGAAACTAAGCATTAGTCTCTCTCTGGAAGCTTGACAGTCGACAGTCCCGTGCATATTATTGTATATTATTAATTAAACAGACCTTAATTGAAGTCGGAGGCAGGTGTAAATTGGTGGGTAAAATATATTTAATTGACGTGACTAATCGCGATGGCGTGCAAACGGCCAAGCTGGGACTCTCCAAACTGGCGAAGACGATGATAAACATGTATTTGAACGAGATGGGAGTCTTTCAGAGCGAGTTTGGCTTTCCGACGACACGGCATGAGTCGCATTACCTGCGGGCAAATCTCAAGTTGCAGGAGATGGGGGTATTACAACCTATCCGTTTGGAAGGATGGATACGGGCAACGGCTGAAGATGTGGAGACAACATTTAAACTGGTGCCGGAGACAAAAGACCTTAATCTCTCCATTTCTACTTCTACCCAGATGATTAACGGTAAGTTTAAGGGTAGAAAGAGTGAACAGGATATACTGGATATGGCAGTGGAAGCACTGGAGGCAGCCAGGGCGCATGGCGCGCGCAGCGTGGGCGTTAATGCGGAGGACGCTTCCCGAACTGATATTAAATTCTTGCTTCATTTTGCCTCCACGCTTAAGGAGCATGGCGCTGACCGCTTCCGCTACTGTGATACGCTGGGTTATGATATCCCTTTCACCATCTATGAGACCTGTAAACTGCTGGCGCAGGAAGCGGCAATACCCGTTGAACTGCACTGCCATGGTGACCTGGGAATGGCGGTGGCAAACTCCGTTGCCGGGGCAATGGGTGTTATTGATGGTGGTCAGGACGCCTATATTAATACCACTGTTAATGGTATTGGAGAGAGGGCGGGTAATGCTGACCTGGTGGCGGTGATTTTAGCGTTGATGAAGGCTAAGGGTGTCGCTGGCAAATATGAGTTCGGTATGCCGGTTGATCTGTCAAAAGCGTGGAAGATTTGCAAATATGCCAGCTACGCTTTTAATGTGCCTATCGCCATCAATCAGCCCGGTGTTGGCGCCAATGCTTTCGCTCATAGCTCGGGCATCCATGCGGACGGCGTGCTGCAAGACCCGCAACACTCCGAACTCTACGATTTTAAGCAACTGGGGCGGGGTGACCCGGAGATGGTGGAGACCGGCCGCGAGATAAGCTCCGGTCAGTACAGCGGGATATCCGGCTTTGTTCATATTATGGGCCAGATGGAAATAGACTTTAAGGGCAGAGATGACGCTGCTGAGATTCTGGAACTGGTGAGATACGCCAATGTCCTGGCGCAAAAGCCCCTGGTGACTGACGAGCTGTGCTTTATTGCCCAGTATCCGGAGATTGCCCGTGACCTGCTTACCCTGACACCCCTTGATTCATCAGTCCGCTAGTGTAGTGTCCCGGTAACACCTTAACAATGCCTGTTATTCCGTACTCGATACGGAATCCAGATGGGGTGGTGATGCCGGATTCCCGCTTTCGCGGGAATGACAATGCGGGACTGATAAAATGGGCACAATGATTGTAAAGTAATCTCTGAGATATTACACTGGGATGGCAGAGCCAGGTCTGCTGGAAGATGGGCTTAGCTTCTCAAAATGGATTCTGAGTCCGGATTTTCTCGGGACTGCCTCTTGTCATGTTAAAGCCGTGCTTTATTCAGAGGGAGCTTTCTTCAAAGTCTGGCAATGATGGCATCAGCCATCTCGGCGGTCCCAACAGCGGTGGGGTCGTCGCGGTTCGGTTTCAAATCATAGGTGACTGATTTCCCTTCCGCGATGATGGCAGCCACGGCTGCTTCCAGTTTGTCCGCCGCCGCTTTTTCGTTGAGATAGCGCAGCATCATCACGCCGGATAGAATCGTCGCCAGCGGGTTAGCCTTGTTCAAGCCGGTGTATTTCGGAGCGCTGCCGTGAGTAGGTTCGAAAACGGCCAGATTATCGCCGATGTTTGCTCCCGGGGCTACGCCGAGGCCACCGACAAGCCCGGCGCACAAATCGGAGATAATGTCTCCGTAGAGGTTGGGCAGTACCAGCACGTCAAACTGGTTTGGCCGCTGCACGAGCTGGGCACAAAGGTTGTCGATGATGACATCCTCGAATTCAATATCGGGGTAGGATTTGGCTACCTGGCGGGCGACATCAAGGAACAGGCCGTCAGAAAACTTCATGATGTTGGCTTTGTGGATGGCGCTCACCTTTTGTCTATTATTAGTCCGCGCGTATTCAAAGGCGAAGGTGACAATTCTGCGGCTGCCGGTCTCCGAAATCAGTTTAATGCCGATGCCGGAGTCATCAGCTACCTTGTTCTCCGTATTCCGGCGGATAAAGGTAAGTAACTCCGCTGCTTCAGGGGTGCCTTTAGCGAACTCGATGCCGACATAGAGGTCTTCCATGTTTTCCCGCACAACTACCAGGTCGACATTCTCATACCGGGAAGGAATACCCTGATAGCTACGGCAGATGCGCAGGCAGGCGTATAAGTCCAGTAACTGGCGAAGCGCGACATTGACGCTGCGGAAGCCGGTACCTATCGGAGTGGTGGTTGGACCCTTGAGGGCAATCTTGTTCTGGCGGATTGATTCGAGGAGGCGCTCCGGCAGCAGGCTGCCCTCTTTCTCCAGCGCATCAGCCCCGGCGTTAATCACGTCCCAGCGGAATTTTACCCCGGTAGCTTCGAGCACCCGCCTGGCGGCTTCAACAACCTCCGGCCCGACTCCATCACCCGGTACCAGCGTCACATTGTATTCTGCCAAGGTCACCTCCGTGGATTTGAGTTCCGGCTATCCCGTAACTGAGCCGAGGGTAAAGTCTCCGTATTTGCTGATGTAGGGGGTAAGTCCGCCTTCATCGAGGATGCGAATCATTATCTCCGGCATCTTGCTGAAACGGAGTTCAGCCCCGTTGGTCAGGTCAGTGACGACACCTTTTTCCATGTCCACTTCCAGTTCATCGCCGTCATTGATGGCGTCGGTATCACAGATGAGCACCGGCAGACCGATGTTAATGGCGTTGCGAAAGAAGATGCGGGCGACTGATTTGGCGAGGATGGCGCTGACTCCGGCTATTTTGATGACCAGCGGGGCATGTTCCCGGCTGGAGCCAAGTCCGAAGTTCTTGCCCCCCACCACGAAATCACCCGGCCGTACCCGTTGGGCAAACGTCGGGTCAGCGTCTTCCAGTACATGCTTGGCCAGTTCCGGCAGGTTGCTGCGCAGGTGCGCCAGCCTTCCCGGAACGATATAGTCCGTGGAGATATCATCGCCAAACTTAAAAGCTTTACCTTTTAACATTCTTAAACTCTCTTTAGCTTTCTCAAAGATGGCTTGAGTCTACAGAAACTCCCTGGGGTCGGTGATTTCACCACGGATGGCCGTAGCCGCGGCCGTTGCCGGGCTGCCCAGGTAGACGAAGGCCTCCGGGTTACCCATACGCCCCTTAAAATTACGGTTAGCCGTGGACAGGCAGGCTTCACCATCTCCCAGTACTCCCTGGTGCACTCCCAGGCAGGCGGCGCAGCCGGGCGGGACAATGTTGGCTCCCGCCTCAATAAGTGTCGTAATGTAACCTTTTTCTATAGCGGTCAGCAGAACCTTTTTGGAAGCGGGCGCAATGACGAGCCGGGTACGGGGGTGCCGCTTCTGGCCTTTCAGCATATTGGCGGCAAGCTCGATGTCTTCCAGACGTCCGTTGGTGCAGGTGCCCAGAAAGACCTGGTCGATGCGTGTCCCTTTAAGCTCCCGGGCCAGAGCAGTGTTGTCTACAGTATGAGGTTTTGATACGGTAGGTTCAAGTTTGGCCGCGTCTATT encodes the following:
- a CDS encoding isocitrate/isopropylmalate dehydrogenase family protein, with the protein product MAEYNVTLVPGDGVGPEVVEAARRVLEATGVKFRWDVINAGADALEKEGSLLPERLLESIRQNKIALKGPTTTPIGTGFRSVNVALRQLLDLYACLRICRSYQGIPSRYENVDLVVVRENMEDLYVGIEFAKGTPEAAELLTFIRRNTENKVADDSGIGIKLISETGSRRIVTFAFEYARTNNRQKVSAIHKANIMKFSDGLFLDVARQVAKSYPDIEFEDVIIDNLCAQLVQRPNQFDVLVLPNLYGDIISDLCAGLVGGLGVAPGANIGDNLAVFEPTHGSAPKYTGLNKANPLATILSGVMMLRYLNEKAAADKLEAAVAAIIAEGKSVTYDLKPNRDDPTAVGTAEMADAIIARL
- a CDS encoding homocitrate synthase translates to MGKIYLIDVTNRDGVQTAKLGLSKLAKTMINMYLNEMGVFQSEFGFPTTRHESHYLRANLKLQEMGVLQPIRLEGWIRATAEDVETTFKLVPETKDLNLSISTSTQMINGKFKGRKSEQDILDMAVEALEAARAHGARSVGVNAEDASRTDIKFLLHFASTLKEHGADRFRYCDTLGYDIPFTIYETCKLLAQEAAIPVELHCHGDLGMAVANSVAGAMGVIDGGQDAYINTTVNGIGERAGNADLVAVILALMKAKGVAGKYEFGMPVDLSKAWKICKYASYAFNVPIAINQPGVGANAFAHSSGIHADGVLQDPQHSELYDFKQLGRGDPEMVETGREISSGQYSGISGFVHIMGQMEIDFKGRDDAAEILELVRYANVLAQKPLVTDELCFIAQYPEIARDLLTLTPLDSSVR
- a CDS encoding 3-isopropylmalate dehydratase small subunit encodes the protein MLKGKAFKFGDDISTDYIVPGRLAHLRSNLPELAKHVLEDADPTFAQRVRPGDFVVGGKNFGLGSSREHAPLVIKIAGVSAILAKSVARIFFRNAINIGLPVLICDTDAINDGDELEVDMEKGVVTDLTNGAELRFSKMPEIMIRILDEGGLTPYISKYGDFTLGSVTG